A DNA window from Rhizobium sp. NXC14 contains the following coding sequences:
- a CDS encoding SpoIIE family protein phosphatase: MMDMGSSKRPVGLSSFRAKFILVVGGAVLFDLLVSGGLALWNVQRLSRDATLEVGQGLEAASQEYIRTYADSTAAQVNLLLRQVHNDVDTLAGVLQAQIDNPVRNSDVGAAIARTSPDSVSLSYDEKGKWSQNAPGSASVVSVWGYLLGEDHQPKPEIRRDIETSAVLDLVAPSLLQHGASKLQMYYIGPRERPIFRTAPYTDQAQTFDRLYPGHNEADFWNFFFPGLYESWQGWARDMKTRPVADDITQTAPYTDAITGKLIVSFFHPLWTADRKDVAGTAGADITLDQLAQTVENVKVAQSGFGFLAMSDGNVVAINGTGEQTLGLRSASGASGTGVTGLERSLKGSAQPAIAKLALDREQGIQHLLLQRDGNEVPYIVIVKKLPATNLWSSGPVRQEAMLLGVVVPEREIDASLYAAQAKISEATNRIVIYQILAILMSLLIVTIAVFAASKRITSGISALAGAAKRIQAQDYSVRVAITSKDEVGAAGEAFNRMAEQISYHTENLEQLVEERTAQIADQKEEISALNAQLQRENRRLGTEVAVAERIQLMVLPLQQELEEFQDIEIAAYMRPAEEVGGDYYDVLKNGKRLKIGIGDVTGHGLESGVLMLMVQSVARALQEAGNTDAVKFLADLNSALFKNLVRTRIDKHLTLAFLDYDGKEMILSGQHEEVVIVRANGEIQRVDTMDLGIPIGLDADISAFIKTREITFEKGDLILLHTDGVTEAANGAGEMFGIERLCSEALRLKGQSAEKVVSGIVTTLMHFIGSQKIYDDITLLAVRHR; this comes from the coding sequence ATAATGGATATGGGATCATCGAAAAGACCGGTTGGACTGAGCTCGTTTCGGGCGAAATTCATCCTGGTCGTCGGTGGAGCCGTTCTCTTCGACTTATTGGTCAGCGGCGGGCTGGCGCTTTGGAATGTTCAGAGGCTGTCGCGTGACGCAACGCTGGAAGTCGGCCAGGGCCTGGAAGCCGCAAGCCAGGAATATATCCGCACCTATGCCGATTCGACCGCAGCCCAGGTGAACCTGCTCCTGCGGCAGGTTCACAACGACGTCGACACCTTGGCAGGCGTGCTGCAGGCGCAGATCGACAATCCCGTGCGCAATTCCGATGTCGGCGCCGCAATCGCCCGCACATCGCCGGACAGTGTCAGTCTGTCTTACGATGAGAAGGGGAAATGGTCGCAAAATGCCCCCGGCTCCGCTTCGGTCGTCAGCGTCTGGGGTTACCTGCTCGGTGAGGACCATCAGCCGAAACCCGAAATCAGACGCGATATAGAGACAAGCGCGGTTCTCGATCTCGTTGCGCCGAGCCTGCTACAGCACGGCGCTTCAAAGCTGCAGATGTATTACATCGGACCGAGGGAACGACCGATCTTCAGGACGGCGCCCTATACCGATCAGGCTCAGACCTTCGACCGCCTTTATCCCGGGCATAACGAGGCTGATTTCTGGAACTTCTTTTTTCCCGGCCTGTATGAGTCCTGGCAGGGATGGGCCAGGGACATGAAAACGCGACCCGTCGCGGACGATATCACGCAGACGGCTCCCTATACGGATGCCATTACCGGCAAGCTGATCGTCAGTTTCTTTCATCCGCTCTGGACCGCCGACCGCAAGGACGTCGCCGGGACAGCCGGCGCCGATATCACGCTCGACCAACTCGCCCAGACGGTTGAAAATGTGAAAGTGGCCCAGTCCGGCTTCGGCTTCCTGGCCATGTCCGACGGAAACGTGGTTGCGATCAACGGAACAGGCGAACAGACGCTCGGGCTGCGTTCTGCGAGCGGTGCGAGCGGAACCGGCGTGACCGGGCTGGAGCGTTCCTTGAAAGGAAGCGCCCAGCCTGCGATAGCGAAACTGGCTCTCGACCGGGAACAGGGCATTCAACATCTGCTGCTGCAGCGGGACGGTAACGAGGTTCCCTATATCGTTATCGTCAAAAAACTGCCTGCGACGAATCTCTGGTCCAGCGGCCCGGTTCGGCAGGAGGCGATGTTGCTGGGAGTGGTTGTGCCGGAACGGGAAATCGACGCCTCGCTCTATGCCGCCCAGGCGAAAATTTCCGAAGCCACCAACCGGATCGTGATCTATCAGATCCTGGCGATCTTGATGTCGCTGCTGATTGTGACGATCGCTGTGTTTGCGGCTTCGAAACGCATAACGAGCGGGATCAGCGCACTTGCGGGGGCCGCTAAGCGCATTCAGGCCCAGGACTATTCGGTCAGAGTGGCGATAACAAGCAAGGATGAGGTCGGTGCTGCCGGTGAAGCATTCAATCGGATGGCCGAACAGATCAGCTATCACACCGAAAATCTCGAGCAACTCGTCGAAGAACGAACGGCCCAGATCGCAGATCAGAAGGAAGAGATCTCGGCGTTGAATGCACAGCTCCAGCGAGAAAATCGCCGTCTCGGAACAGAGGTGGCCGTCGCTGAAAGAATCCAGCTCATGGTTCTTCCGTTGCAACAGGAGCTGGAGGAATTTCAGGACATCGAGATCGCAGCCTATATGAGACCTGCGGAAGAAGTCGGCGGCGACTATTACGACGTCTTGAAGAACGGAAAGCGGTTGAAGATCGGGATCGGCGACGTCACCGGTCACGGGCTCGAAAGCGGCGTGTTGATGCTGATGGTCCAGTCTGTCGCCCGCGCCCTTCAGGAGGCGGGGAACACCGACGCCGTCAAATTTCTGGCGGATCTAAACAGCGCCCTGTTCAAGAACTTAGTAAGGACGAGAATAGACAAGCATCTCACCCTGGCCTTTCTCGACTATGACGGCAAGGAGATGATCTTGTCCGGGCAGCACGAGGAAGTCGTCATCGTGCGGGCGAACGGTGAGATCCAACGCGTCGACACCATGGATCTCGGCATACCGATCGGCTTGGACGCCGATATTTCTGCATTCATCAAAACTCGTGAAATAACGTTCGAGAAAGGCGACCTGATCCTCCTGCATACCGACGGCGTAACGGAAGCAGCGAACGGCGCGGGGGAGATGTTTGGCATCGAACGTCTCTGCAGCGAAGCGCTTCGCTTGAAGGGGCAAAGCGCCGAGAAGGTCGTTTCCGGCATTGTCACGACACTGATGCACTTCATCGGATCGCAGAAGATCTACGACGACATCACGCTTCTCGCAGTACGGCATAGGTGA
- a CDS encoding sialate O-acetylesterase — MRKTVAVGLAALIAMYLLGGTSARHEIFPWPQLSAAKKIVTGEQAAAPSRYTFDDKERLIADESKTAVTCPTQTDRTAVLLILGQSNAANYGGQRHRSDYGARVVNAFDKRCFIAASPLLGSTNTKGEYWTLLGNKLIASGQNDSVVLAPLAYGGSEVARWATGGDLNPMLVDTMKQLHDSGYRITSVLWVQGEADLVHGTTGEAYQKHFMSIVDTLRQHGVEAPVYISIASKCLEPSNGGFKEHISDNPIVRAQLALSRSGHGIREGVNSDALLDGDDRYDDCHFGGTAGEKVSQAWLNLLRGESHLESSR, encoded by the coding sequence ATGCGTAAAACAGTAGCAGTCGGCCTGGCAGCCCTGATTGCCATGTACCTTCTCGGCGGCACGAGCGCGAGACATGAGATCTTTCCTTGGCCGCAACTTTCCGCGGCGAAGAAAATAGTAACCGGAGAGCAGGCGGCAGCTCCAAGCCGTTATACTTTCGACGATAAGGAACGACTCATTGCCGATGAATCAAAAACCGCTGTGACCTGCCCGACCCAAACTGATCGAACTGCTGTCCTACTCATTCTTGGCCAATCGAACGCGGCCAACTACGGTGGGCAACGGCACCGGTCGGATTATGGCGCTCGCGTTGTAAACGCCTTTGACAAACGGTGCTTCATCGCGGCGTCGCCGCTTCTTGGCTCGACCAATACCAAGGGAGAGTACTGGACGCTTCTTGGGAACAAATTGATCGCGTCGGGACAAAACGACAGCGTCGTGCTCGCACCTCTCGCATACGGCGGATCAGAGGTCGCACGATGGGCGACAGGCGGTGACCTCAATCCTATGCTTGTCGATACAATGAAACAGCTTCACGATTCCGGTTATCGGATAACGAGCGTCCTCTGGGTGCAAGGAGAGGCAGACCTCGTTCACGGCACCACCGGGGAGGCCTATCAAAAACATTTCATGTCGATCGTCGACACATTGCGTCAGCACGGCGTCGAAGCACCCGTTTACATTTCGATCGCATCGAAATGCCTGGAACCGAGCAACGGCGGCTTCAAGGAGCACATTTCGGACAATCCGATCGTACGGGCGCAACTGGCTCTATCAAGAAGTGGCCACGGTATCCGAGAGGGCGTCAATTCTGACGCGTTACTCGATGGAGACGACCGCTACGACGATTGCCACTTCGGGGGCACAGCCGGAGAGAAAGTGTCGCAGGCCTGGCTGAACCTTCTGCGTGGCGAGAGCCACCTGGAAAGCTCGCGATAG